Proteins from one Esox lucius isolate fEsoLuc1 chromosome 19, fEsoLuc1.pri, whole genome shotgun sequence genomic window:
- the adal gene encoding adenosine deaminase-like protein isoform X1, whose product MENEADLFYRQMPKVELHAHLNGSVSFSTIEKLMARKPHLNIEHNMTAILSGQKRTLDECFQVFKVIHQLIDTEEDILMVAKDVIREFAEDGVKYLELRTTPREDKNTGMTKRSYVQTVIEAIRQCKNEGLDIEVRLLVSVDRRHGVEVAMKTVKLAEDFMRSTDGFVVGLDLSGDPTVGHGGDLLPALQKAKNCGLKLSLHLSEVPSQVDESELLLNIPPDRIGHGTFLHPEVGGAQSLVDKVMKNNTPLGKNVLKLCLTSNVKGQTVSSYSNHHLLYWYQKGHPIVICTDDRGVFCTELSKEYQLAASTFSLSREAMWSLSQKAIDFTFAPDSLKQQLHQKWFELHPSLFQ is encoded by the exons ATGGAGAACGAGGCAGATTTATTTTATCGCCAAATGCCCAAGGTG GAGCTTCATGCCCATCTCAACGGCTCTGTCAGCTTCTCAACCATAGAAAAACTCATGGCTCGCAAGCCGCATCTGAATATCGAACACAACATGACCGCCATCCTCAGTGGTCAGAAAAGAACACTGGACGA GTGTTTTCAGGTCTTTAAAGTCATTCATCAGTTAATCGATACAGAAGAGGATATTTTAATG GTTGCCAAAGATGTGATCAGGGAATTTGCAGAAGATGGAGTGAAGTATCTAGAACTGAGAACCACCCCAAGAGAGGACAAAAACACAG GGATGACAAAAAGAAGTTATGTGCAAACTGTTATTGAGGCCATACGTCAGTGTAAAAATGAGGGACTGGACATTGAAGTCAG GTTACTGGTATCTGTTGATCGCAGACATGGGGTTGAGGTTGCCATGAAGACAGTTAAACTGGCGGAGGACTTCATGCGGTCTACGGATGGCTTTGTGGTTGGCCTGGACCTCAGTGGAGATCCGACG GTGGGCCACGGTGGAGATCTCCTTCCTGCCTTGCAGAAAGCTAAGAACTGTGGACTGAAACTGTCTCTACACCTGTCTGAG GTGCCATCTCAGGTGGACGAATCGGAGCTGCTGCTAAACATTCCACCTGACCGGATTGGCCATGGGACATTCTTACACCCTGAAGTGGGCGGGGCGCAGAGCCTGGTTGACAAAGTGATGAAGAATAACACACCCCTGGGTAAAAATGTCCTAA AACTATGCCTGACATCTAATGTCAAAGGTCAGACTGTGTCATCCTATTCTAACCACCATTTACTGTACTGGTACCAGAAAGGACACCCCATTGTTATCTGT ACAGATGACAGGGGAGTGTTCTGCACAGAGCTGTCCAAGGAGTACCAGCTGGCCGCCTCTACCTTCAGCCTCAGTCGAGAGGCCATGTGGAGTCTGTCCCAGAAGGCTATTGACTTCACCTTCGCCCCAGACTCCTTAAAGCAGCAGTTACACCAGAAATGGTTCGAGTTACACCCATCGCTGTTCCAGTGA
- the adal gene encoding adenosine deaminase-like protein isoform X2 — MENEADLFYRQMPKVELHAHLNGSVSFSTIEKLMARKPHLNIEHNMTAILSGQKRTLDECFQVFKVIHQLIDTEEDILMVAKDVIREFAEDGVKYLELRTTPREDKNTGMTKRSYVQTVIEAIRQCKNEGLDIEVRLLVSVDRRHGVEVAMKTVKLAEDFMRSTDGFVVGLDLSGDPTVGHGGDLLPALQKAKNCGLKLSLHLSEVPSQVDESELLLNIPPDRIGHGTFLHPEVGGAQSLVDKVMKNNTPLELCLTSNVKGQTVSSYSNHHLLYWYQKGHPIVICTDDRGVFCTELSKEYQLAASTFSLSREAMWSLSQKAIDFTFAPDSLKQQLHQKWFELHPSLFQ, encoded by the exons ATGGAGAACGAGGCAGATTTATTTTATCGCCAAATGCCCAAGGTG GAGCTTCATGCCCATCTCAACGGCTCTGTCAGCTTCTCAACCATAGAAAAACTCATGGCTCGCAAGCCGCATCTGAATATCGAACACAACATGACCGCCATCCTCAGTGGTCAGAAAAGAACACTGGACGA GTGTTTTCAGGTCTTTAAAGTCATTCATCAGTTAATCGATACAGAAGAGGATATTTTAATG GTTGCCAAAGATGTGATCAGGGAATTTGCAGAAGATGGAGTGAAGTATCTAGAACTGAGAACCACCCCAAGAGAGGACAAAAACACAG GGATGACAAAAAGAAGTTATGTGCAAACTGTTATTGAGGCCATACGTCAGTGTAAAAATGAGGGACTGGACATTGAAGTCAG GTTACTGGTATCTGTTGATCGCAGACATGGGGTTGAGGTTGCCATGAAGACAGTTAAACTGGCGGAGGACTTCATGCGGTCTACGGATGGCTTTGTGGTTGGCCTGGACCTCAGTGGAGATCCGACG GTGGGCCACGGTGGAGATCTCCTTCCTGCCTTGCAGAAAGCTAAGAACTGTGGACTGAAACTGTCTCTACACCTGTCTGAG GTGCCATCTCAGGTGGACGAATCGGAGCTGCTGCTAAACATTCCACCTGACCGGATTGGCCATGGGACATTCTTACACCCTGAAGTGGGCGGGGCGCAGAGCCTGGTTGACAAAGTGATGAAGAATAACACACCCCTGG AACTATGCCTGACATCTAATGTCAAAGGTCAGACTGTGTCATCCTATTCTAACCACCATTTACTGTACTGGTACCAGAAAGGACACCCCATTGTTATCTGT ACAGATGACAGGGGAGTGTTCTGCACAGAGCTGTCCAAGGAGTACCAGCTGGCCGCCTCTACCTTCAGCCTCAGTCGAGAGGCCATGTGGAGTCTGTCCCAGAAGGCTATTGACTTCACCTTCGCCCCAGACTCCTTAAAGCAGCAGTTACACCAGAAATGGTTCGAGTTACACCCATCGCTGTTCCAGTGA
- the adal gene encoding adenosine deaminase-like protein isoform X3, which produces MENEADLFYRQMPKVELHAHLNGSVSFSTIEKLMARKPHLNIEHNMTAILSGQKRTLDECFQVFKVIHQLIDTEEDILMVAKDVIREFAEDGVKYLELRTTPREDKNTGMTKRSYVQTVIEAIRQCKNEGLDIEVRLLVSVDRRHGVEVAMKTVKLAEDFMRSTDGFVVGLDLSGDPTVGHGGDLLPALQKAKNCGLKLSLHLSEVPSQVDESELLLNIPPDRIGHGTFLHPEVGGAQSLVDKVMKNNTPLGKNVLKLCLTSNVKGQTVSSYSNHHLLYWYQKGHPIVILVHLCSVPSRQMTGECSAQSCPRSTSWPPLPSASVERPCGVCPRRLLTSPSPQTP; this is translated from the exons ATGGAGAACGAGGCAGATTTATTTTATCGCCAAATGCCCAAGGTG GAGCTTCATGCCCATCTCAACGGCTCTGTCAGCTTCTCAACCATAGAAAAACTCATGGCTCGCAAGCCGCATCTGAATATCGAACACAACATGACCGCCATCCTCAGTGGTCAGAAAAGAACACTGGACGA GTGTTTTCAGGTCTTTAAAGTCATTCATCAGTTAATCGATACAGAAGAGGATATTTTAATG GTTGCCAAAGATGTGATCAGGGAATTTGCAGAAGATGGAGTGAAGTATCTAGAACTGAGAACCACCCCAAGAGAGGACAAAAACACAG GGATGACAAAAAGAAGTTATGTGCAAACTGTTATTGAGGCCATACGTCAGTGTAAAAATGAGGGACTGGACATTGAAGTCAG GTTACTGGTATCTGTTGATCGCAGACATGGGGTTGAGGTTGCCATGAAGACAGTTAAACTGGCGGAGGACTTCATGCGGTCTACGGATGGCTTTGTGGTTGGCCTGGACCTCAGTGGAGATCCGACG GTGGGCCACGGTGGAGATCTCCTTCCTGCCTTGCAGAAAGCTAAGAACTGTGGACTGAAACTGTCTCTACACCTGTCTGAG GTGCCATCTCAGGTGGACGAATCGGAGCTGCTGCTAAACATTCCACCTGACCGGATTGGCCATGGGACATTCTTACACCCTGAAGTGGGCGGGGCGCAGAGCCTGGTTGACAAAGTGATGAAGAATAACACACCCCTGGGTAAAAATGTCCTAA AACTATGCCTGACATCTAATGTCAAAGGTCAGACTGTGTCATCCTATTCTAACCACCATTTACTGTACTGGTACCAGAAAGGACACCCCATTGTTATCT TGGTCCACTTGTGTTCTGTTCCATCCAGACAGATGACAGGGGAGTGTTCTGCACAGAGCTGTCCAAGGAGTACCAGCTGGCCGCCTCTACCTTCAGCCTCAGTCGAGAGGCCATGTGGAGTCTGTCCCAGAAGGCTATTGACTTCACCTTCGCCCCAGACTCCTTAA
- the LOC105018316 gene encoding tyrosine-protein kinase CSK isoform X2, which yields MSKPQTETWPPGTECVAKYNFKGTAVQDLPFNKGDVLTIVVVTKDPNWYQAKNKAGQKGTIPANYVQKREGVKQGGKLSLMPWFHGKITREQAESLLNPPEMGLFLVRESTNYPGDYTLCVSCEGKVEHYRIVYKEGMLSIDEEGFFENLMQLVEHYTKDADGLCTKLIKPKLEEGTVAAQDEFSRSGWALNRKELHIHQSIGKGEFGDVKIGDYRDTKVAVKCIKHDATAQAFIAEASVMTQLRHKNLVQLIGVIVEEKGSLYIVSEFMAKGCLVDYLRSRGRTVLGGDSLLKFSLDVCEAMEYLEANNFVHRDLAARNVLVSDDNVAKVSDFGLTKEASSNQDTAKLPIKWTSPEALREKKFSTKSDVWSYGVLLWEIYSFGRVPYPRIPLKDVVPRVEKGYRMEAPDGCPEVVYEVMKQCWTLDPVVRPSFRVLREKLRNILDKELYL from the exons ATGTCTAAACCCCAG ACAGAAACCTGGCCACCAGGGACAGAGTGTGTGGCCAAGTACAACTTTAAAGGCACGGCAGTGCAGGACTTGCCCTTCAACAAAGGAGATGTCCTAACCATCGTAGTAGTCACCAAG GACCCCAACTGGTACCAAGCCAAGAACAAGGCGGGTCAGAAGGGCACCATCCCAGCAAACTATGTTCAGAAGAGGGAAGGAGTGAAGCAGGGCGGCAAACTCAGCCTAATGCC ATGGTTCCATGGTAAGATTACAAGAGAGCAGGCCGAGAGCCTCCTCAACCCCCCAGAGATGGGTCTGTTCTTGGTGAGGGAGAGCACCAACTACCCTGGAGACTACACCCTGTGTGTCAGCTGTGAAGGAAAGGTGGAGCATTACCGCATTGTCTACAAGGAGGGCATGCTCAGCATCGACGAGGAGGGTTTCTTTGAGAACCTCATGCAGCTGGTCGAG CACTACACCAAAGATGCAGATGGCCTCTGCACCAAACTGATCAAGCCCAAGCTGGAGGAGGGAACCGTGGCAGCCCAGGACGAGTTCTCCCGGAGCGGCTGGGCTCTGAACCGGAAGGAGCTCCACATCCACCAGTCCATAGGAAAAGGAGAATTTGGAG ACGTGAAGATTGGAGACTACAGAGATACCAAAGTGGCCGTGAAGTGTATCAAGCACGATGCCACAGCACAGGCCTTCATCGCCGAAGCTTCAGTCATGAC GCAGCTGAGACATAAAAATCTGGTCCAGTTGATAGGTGTCATCGTTGAGGAGAAGGGAAGCTTGTACATTGTCAGCGAGTTCATGGCCAAG GGTTGTCTAGTGGATTACCTTCGCTCCAGAGGTCGTACGGTGCTTGGCGGAGACTCTCTCCTCAAGTTCTCACT GGACGTTTGTGAGGCGATGGAGTATCTGGAGGCCAACAACTTTGTGCACCGGGACTTGGCGGCGCGTAACGTCCTGGTGTCGGACGACAACGTCGCTAAGGTTAGCGACTTTGGCCTGACCAAGGAGGCCTCGTCTAACCAGGACACGGCCAAACTGCCCATCAAGTGGACCTCCCCCGAGGCCCTGAGGGAAAAG AAATTCTCTACCAAGTCGGATGTGTGGAGCTATGGTGTCCTGCTCTGGGAGATCTACTCCTTTGGCCGAGTGCCTTACCCCAGAATA cctcTGAAGGACGTGGTACCTCGTGTCGAGAAGGGCTACAGGATGGAAGCTCCCGACGGCTGTCCCGAGGTTGTCTATGAGGTCATGAAGCAGTGCTGGACCCTTGACCCAGTGGTGAGACCCAGCTTCCGAGTCCTGAGAGAAAAGCTGAGGAATATCCTGGACAAGGAGCTCTATCTGTGA
- the LOC105018316 gene encoding tyrosine-protein kinase CSK isoform X1, translated as MIWSEFYVVPGISDRCVFVHVCDGNVRCVRPVSEETHWLLPFRMSKPQTETWPPGTECVAKYNFKGTAVQDLPFNKGDVLTIVVVTKDPNWYQAKNKAGQKGTIPANYVQKREGVKQGGKLSLMPWFHGKITREQAESLLNPPEMGLFLVRESTNYPGDYTLCVSCEGKVEHYRIVYKEGMLSIDEEGFFENLMQLVEHYTKDADGLCTKLIKPKLEEGTVAAQDEFSRSGWALNRKELHIHQSIGKGEFGDVKIGDYRDTKVAVKCIKHDATAQAFIAEASVMTQLRHKNLVQLIGVIVEEKGSLYIVSEFMAKGCLVDYLRSRGRTVLGGDSLLKFSLDVCEAMEYLEANNFVHRDLAARNVLVSDDNVAKVSDFGLTKEASSNQDTAKLPIKWTSPEALREKKFSTKSDVWSYGVLLWEIYSFGRVPYPRIPLKDVVPRVEKGYRMEAPDGCPEVVYEVMKQCWTLDPVVRPSFRVLREKLRNILDKELYL; from the exons ATGATCTGGTCCGAGTTCTACGTGGTCCCTGGAATCTCAGATAG gtgtgtgtttgtgcatgtctgTGATGGTAACGTCCGGTGTGTGAGGCCTGTGAGTGAGGAGACCCACTGGCTCCTCCCCTTCAGGATGTCTAAACCCCAG ACAGAAACCTGGCCACCAGGGACAGAGTGTGTGGCCAAGTACAACTTTAAAGGCACGGCAGTGCAGGACTTGCCCTTCAACAAAGGAGATGTCCTAACCATCGTAGTAGTCACCAAG GACCCCAACTGGTACCAAGCCAAGAACAAGGCGGGTCAGAAGGGCACCATCCCAGCAAACTATGTTCAGAAGAGGGAAGGAGTGAAGCAGGGCGGCAAACTCAGCCTAATGCC ATGGTTCCATGGTAAGATTACAAGAGAGCAGGCCGAGAGCCTCCTCAACCCCCCAGAGATGGGTCTGTTCTTGGTGAGGGAGAGCACCAACTACCCTGGAGACTACACCCTGTGTGTCAGCTGTGAAGGAAAGGTGGAGCATTACCGCATTGTCTACAAGGAGGGCATGCTCAGCATCGACGAGGAGGGTTTCTTTGAGAACCTCATGCAGCTGGTCGAG CACTACACCAAAGATGCAGATGGCCTCTGCACCAAACTGATCAAGCCCAAGCTGGAGGAGGGAACCGTGGCAGCCCAGGACGAGTTCTCCCGGAGCGGCTGGGCTCTGAACCGGAAGGAGCTCCACATCCACCAGTCCATAGGAAAAGGAGAATTTGGAG ACGTGAAGATTGGAGACTACAGAGATACCAAAGTGGCCGTGAAGTGTATCAAGCACGATGCCACAGCACAGGCCTTCATCGCCGAAGCTTCAGTCATGAC GCAGCTGAGACATAAAAATCTGGTCCAGTTGATAGGTGTCATCGTTGAGGAGAAGGGAAGCTTGTACATTGTCAGCGAGTTCATGGCCAAG GGTTGTCTAGTGGATTACCTTCGCTCCAGAGGTCGTACGGTGCTTGGCGGAGACTCTCTCCTCAAGTTCTCACT GGACGTTTGTGAGGCGATGGAGTATCTGGAGGCCAACAACTTTGTGCACCGGGACTTGGCGGCGCGTAACGTCCTGGTGTCGGACGACAACGTCGCTAAGGTTAGCGACTTTGGCCTGACCAAGGAGGCCTCGTCTAACCAGGACACGGCCAAACTGCCCATCAAGTGGACCTCCCCCGAGGCCCTGAGGGAAAAG AAATTCTCTACCAAGTCGGATGTGTGGAGCTATGGTGTCCTGCTCTGGGAGATCTACTCCTTTGGCCGAGTGCCTTACCCCAGAATA cctcTGAAGGACGTGGTACCTCGTGTCGAGAAGGGCTACAGGATGGAAGCTCCCGACGGCTGTCCCGAGGTTGTCTATGAGGTCATGAAGCAGTGCTGGACCCTTGACCCAGTGGTGAGACCCAGCTTCCGAGTCCTGAGAGAAAAGCTGAGGAATATCCTGGACAAGGAGCTCTATCTGTGA
- the edc3 gene encoding enhancer of mRNA-decapping protein 3 has translation MAADWLGSQVSINCGETLGVYQGEVSSVDQSSQTISLRQPFHNGVKCPVPEVTFSAMDIKELKLLHIVSSKDGMGLKSSAPVAVPRQGDYNTSETLASPQQQCSKSFGDKHLEVPGQPKAFRRRHNSWSSSSRGANQVTPKKNGVKNGGVGQRQHRDDECFGDDVDDRLDMDFDFEGNLALFDKAAVFSQINGSDRRGNGARSRGTPQDHTTLQYRHDENILQARPVVYRQIAVPQPGPQEYCTDSGLVVPSISYELRTRLLSVAERHGLSLERRLEMTGVCASQMALTLLGGPNRLTPKNVHQRPTVAVLCGPHVQGAQGISCGRHLANHEVEVILFLPNFVKMLDAVAGELTLYGKTEGKHVSSIKELPDSPVDLIINCLDCHENTFLMDQPWYRAAADWANQNRAPVLSLDPPVGGQGQAVEAKWTLSLALPLPLTEGAGRVYLCDIGVPRQVFQEVGIEYHSPFGCKFVVPLHSA, from the exons ATGGCAGCAGACTGGTTGGGTAGTCAGGTGTCAATAAACTGTGGAGAAACTCTAGGCGTGTATCAAGGAGAAGTGTCATCGGTGGACCAGTCCAGCCAGACCATTTCTCTCCGGCAGCCATTCCACAATGGAGTCAAGTGCCCTGTCCCAGAGGTTACGTTCAG TGCCATGGACATCAAGGAGCTCAAGCTCTTGCACATAGTAAGTAGCAAAGATGGTATGGGTCTGAAGAGCAGTGCTCCAGTTGCAGTCCCTCGCCAAGGAGACTACAACACCTCAGAGACGTTGGCGTCACCTCAGCAGCAGTGCTCTAAAAGCTTTGGAGACAAACACTTGGAGGTGCCAGGCCAGCCCAAGGCCTTCAGACGGAGACACAACTCCT GGTCGTCCAGTAGTCGAGGCGCCAACCAGGTCACCCCCAAGAAGAATGGAGTGAAGAATGGAGGGGTGGGCCAGAGACAACACAGGGATGACGAGTGTTTCGGGGACGATGTGGATGATAGGCTGGACATGGACTTTGACTTTGAGGGCAACCTGGCACTGTTCGACAAAGCCGCTGTGTTCTCGCAGATCAACGGGTCGGATCGGCGCGGCAACGGGGCCCGGTCGCGTGGTACGCCGCAGGACCACACAACGTTGCAGTACCGCCACGATGAGAACATTCTACAGGCCCGGCCAGTGGTGTACCGGCAGATAGCAGTCCCTCAGCCCGGACCTCAGGAGTACTGCACTG ATTCGGGTCTGGTAGTGCCCAGCATTTCCTACGAGCTGCGCACACGCCTGTTGTCTGTGGCTGAGCGTCATGGCCTGTCACTGGAGAGGAGGCTGGAGATGACTGGTGTCTGTGCCAGTCAGATGGCTCTAACTCTATTGGGCGGACCCAACAG ACTGACTCCTAAGAATGTCCACCAGCGTCCTACAGTAGCGGTCCTCTGTGGGCCCCACGTCCAGGGGGCCCAGGGCATCAGCTGTGGTCGTCACCTGGCCAACCACGAGGTGGAGGTCATCCTCTTTCTTCCAAACTTTGTCAAGATGCTGGACGCTGTCGCCGGCGAGCTCACCCTCTACGGCAAGACTGAGGGCAAACACGTGTCCAGCATTAAAG AGCTGCCTGACAGCCCTGTTGACCTGATCATCAACTGCCTGGACTGTCACGAGAACACGTTCCTGATGGACCAGCCATGGTACCGGGCGGCTGCTGACTGGGCCAACCAGAACCGGGCTCCGGTGCTCAGCCTGGACCCTCCGGTCGGCGGGCAGGGCCAAGCCGTGGAGGCCAAATGGACCTTATCCCTCGCCCTGCCGCTGCCACTGACGGAGGGGGCTGGCCGGGTCTATCTGTGTGACATCGGTGTTCCGCGACAGGTGTTCCAGGAAGTGGGGATCGAGTATCATTCGCCGTTCGGGTGCAAGTTTGTGGTGCCTTTGCACTCTGCATAA